Below is a genomic region from Helicoverpa armigera isolate CAAS_96S chromosome 12, ASM3070526v1, whole genome shotgun sequence.
AGTTAATACATATTCATGTAAATTTTTTAATTACCTAGTATATGTATATGATGTGTAGTTTGTAAGTAGGTTTAGGGTAGGAAAATGCTAAGATATGATTTTTAGttagagtttatttaaaaaacactgtgtattaaaatttacaaaaaataattataaggcGTTTGGTTATACACCTGACAATTAAGTAATAATGAtcgataaaaaagtttttacttcaCATTAATCAGTCTTGTACTTAGTGATGTTAAAGTAACATTGTTGGTGATTTattgacataaatattaaattgaatagtTAAACGATAATTTGTACGTACCATTACGTtaattttttgcattttagcAGCTGTAAACCTAATTTCTTATGTATATTAAGTAACACAAAAGTGTAGTTTTAAGCAGTCAGTTATTAAAACTGAGTATTTCTATCCTTGTGATAAAATGTTAAAGTGTAAATGtctgatttatatttaatattaatttctttgtcAGACAATAACTTGATAAACTTTCAACTAAGTATATCCTGTTTGTCAGACAACctaattttatatacctaatccATGATCATATAAAAGTTGACGTAAGAATGAAGTGTTTGGATTTTACAGCATTTCTTcccaaaaattatgtttttcttgTCATTCTGGAGCAGTTCATCTGGTGGCAGCAGTTCCATGTTGATTTATTGTGCGTTGACATAGCTTCACAACAGTATTTAACCCGAATAACTAATTTTTCGCCACCTTTTCAAAGTATTTCTTCTTTTCATCAGGGTTTGGAATAATCtgtaatgataaaataacaattaaaaacgTTATCTTAAACAAGTttagattaaattaaattaatgttgttATCTAgtattatcaattattttttagataCATACCGTATCTTGCCCTGGTTTCCAGCCAGCAGGGCATACTTCACCATGCTTATCTGTATACTGGAATGCTTGCACCAGTCGTAAAGTTTCATCAACTGATCGCCCTACGGGTAAATCATTCATTGTGATCTGTCTCAAAACACCTTTGTCATCAATAATGAATAATCCTCTCAAAGTATGGCCTAAGTCTTCTAAGTAAACACCATAATCTTTGGCGATGGAGTGAGTTAAGTCACTAAGGAGCGGTATGTTAATTTTTCCTAGGCCACCTTCCTTGCGTGGCGTGTTAATCCAGGCAAGATGTGTGAAATGGGAATCAACAGAGCATGCCACTACTTCTGTGTTAATTTTTCTAAATTCTTCTACTCTCTCAGAAAAAGCTAATATTTCTGTAGGGCAAACAAAAGTGCTGAAACAAAAATGTTGCATATTAAATTTCTGCTCTACAGGAGCAAAAGGAGTTAAGTagtattatcaaaatatcaGTTTACTTTAACTGCCA
It encodes:
- the LOC110383991 gene encoding peroxiredoxin, which translates into the protein MKYNLVSVILVLTFSVSCKSSLFDSDSCYSFGSGNVFPGGARKVDHKLQFTKAMISKPAPEWEATAVVNGEITQLSLSSFKGKYLVFFFYPLDFTFVCPTEILAFSERVEEFRKINTEVVACSVDSHFTHLAWINTPRKEGGLGKINIPLLSDLTHSIAKDYGVYLEDLGHTLRGLFIIDDKGVLRQITMNDLPVGRSVDETLRLVQAFQYTDKHGEVCPAGWKPGQDTIIPNPDEKKKYFEKVAKN